A single genomic interval of Lathyrus oleraceus cultivar Zhongwan6 chromosome 7, CAAS_Psat_ZW6_1.0, whole genome shotgun sequence harbors:
- the LOC127103276 gene encoding protein DMP7-like: MDVIVNTLEQPLLENAPRKIPKTSTQKTIRRALKCTSNLSNLLPTGTVLIFQTLSPILTHRGQCNTETNKIMTVCLLMFCSLSCFLLSFTDSIRDEKGKVRHGVATLNGIWVMDGSVKLSVEEARNYKLSVVDLFHACGSILVFGAIALFDQSIVSCLAPNPSEEDKKLFEALPIWIGVICSVLFFIFPTQRHGIGFPLSSD, encoded by the coding sequence atGGATGTTATTGTGAATACCCTAGAACAACCCTTATTAGAAAATGCACCACGAAAAATTCCCAAAACATCAACACAAAAGACAATAAGAAGAGCATTGAAATGCACGTCAAATTTATCTAATCTTCTCCCAACAGGAACAGTTCTAATATTCCAAACATTATCACCGATTTTAACACATAGAGGACAATGCAATACAGAAACAAACAAAATCATGACAGTGTGTTTATTAATGTTTTGTAGTCTCTCATGTTTTCTTTTATCGTTCACTGATAGTATAAGGGATGAAAAAGGAAAAGTTAGACATGGTGTTGCTACATTGAATGGAATTTGGGTTATGGATGGATCAGTTAAGCTTTCGGTTGAAGAGGCTAGGAATTATAAGCTAAGTGTTGTTGATTTGTTTCATGCATGTGGGTCTATATTGGTTTTTGGTGCAATTGCACTTTTTGATCAAAGTATTGTTTCATGTTTGGCTCCAAATCCTTCTGAGGAAGATAAAAAACTTTTTGAAGCATTGCCTATTTGGATTGGAGTTATATGTAgtgttttattttttatatttcCTACACAAAGACATGGGATCGGTTTCCCTCTTTCAAGTGATTAG
- the LOC127103275 gene encoding protein DMP7: protein MSLNLIKQIILLLFSMDLQVDIERQPLLENAPQKIPKTSTQKTMRKALKGTTYLANLLPTGTVLIFQTLSPALTHRGQCPTQTSKIMTICLLSFCSLSCFLLSFTDSFRDERGKVRYGFATLNGIWVMDGSVKLHVEEARKYKLRLIDLFHACGSILVFGAIALFNQSVITCLAPKPSEEAKEILGALPIGIGILCSFLFVLFPTQRHGIGFPLSRD, encoded by the exons ATGTCTCTAAATCTAATAAAACAAATAATT TTATTACTATTTTCAATGGATCTTCAAGTGGATATCGAACGACAACCTCTATTGGAAAATGCACCACAAAAGATTCCCAAAACATCAACGCAGAAGACAATGAGAAAAGCATTGAAAGGCACAACGTATTTAGCAAATCTTCTTCCAACAGGAACTGTTCTAATATTTCAAACATTATCACCAGCCTTAACACATAGAGGTCAATGTCCTACACAAACAAGTAAAATCATGACAATATGTCTCTTATCATTTTGTAGCCTCTCATGTTTTCTTCTATCATTCACAGACAGTTTTAGGGACGAAAGAGGAAAAGTTAGATATGGTTTTGCTACGTTGAATGGTATTTGGGTTATGGATGGATCGGTTAAGCTTCATGTTGAAGAGGCAAGGAAATATAAGTTAAGGCTTATTGATTTGTTTCATGCATGTGGGTCTATATTGGTTTTTGGTGCAATTGCACTTTTTAATCAAAGTGTTATTACATGTTTGGCTCCAAAACCTTCTGAGGAAGCTAAGGAGATTTTGGGAGCATTGCCTATTGGAATTGGAATTTTGTGTAGTTTTTTGTTTGTCTTATTTCCTACTCAAAGACATGGAATTGGATTTCCTCTCTCGCGTGATTAA